The following are from one region of the Actinopolyspora halophila DSM 43834 genome:
- a CDS encoding ATP-binding cassette domain-containing protein, giving the protein MSTAKHVADSHDLIRVRGARVNNLADVDVELPKRRLTVFTGISGSGKSSLVFGTIAAESQRMINETYSAFVQGFMPTLARPEVDVLDGLTTAIIVDQERMGGDPRSTVGTATDTGAMLRTLFSRLGQPHIGSPKAFSFNVASISGAGAITTERGGRTVKERRSFSVTGGMCPHCEGRGAVTDFDLSQLYDDSKSLNERAVTVPGYTGDGHWTLRPFTESGLLDPDKPIRDYTATELYDFLHKEPVKVKISGINVTYEGLIPRIRKSMLSKDRESMQPHIREFVDRAITFTACPECAGTRLNEAARSSRIAGINIAEACAMQISDLAEWIRGLDEPSVAPLLTALRQTLDSFVEIGLGYLSLDRPAATLSGGEAQRTKMIRHLGSSLTDVTYVFDEPTIGLHPHDIRRMNDLLLRLRDKGNTVLVVEHKPEVIAIADHVVDLGPGAGAEGGTLCFEGTVEDLRAGDTLTGHHLDDRVAVKQEVREPTGTLEIRGATSHNLADVDVDIPLGVLCVVTGVAGSGKSSLVHESIPPEAGVVSIDQDAIRGSRRSNPATYTGLLDPIRKAFAKANDVKPALFSANSEGACPNCNGAGVVHTDLAMMAGIATTCEECSGKRFQAPVLEYRLGGRDISEVLAMSVTEAAEFFGAGEARTPAAQRILARLADVGLGYLSLGQPLTTLSGGERQRLKLATHMSDKGGVYVLDEPTTGLHLADIEQLLGLLDRLVDSGKSVIVVEHHQAVMAHADRIVDLGPGAGHDGGRVVFEGTPAELVAARSTLTGEHLAEYVDA; this is encoded by the coding sequence ATGAGCACGGCCAAGCACGTCGCCGACAGCCACGACCTGATCCGCGTGCGGGGCGCACGCGTGAACAACCTCGCCGACGTCGACGTCGAGCTCCCGAAGCGCAGGCTGACGGTGTTCACCGGTATTTCCGGGTCGGGCAAGAGCTCGCTGGTGTTCGGCACGATCGCCGCGGAATCGCAGCGGATGATCAACGAGACCTACAGCGCCTTCGTGCAGGGCTTCATGCCGACGCTGGCACGGCCGGAGGTCGACGTGCTGGACGGGCTGACCACGGCGATCATTGTCGACCAGGAGCGGATGGGCGGAGATCCCCGCTCCACCGTCGGCACCGCCACCGACACAGGCGCGATGCTGCGGACCCTGTTCAGCCGACTCGGGCAGCCGCACATCGGCTCACCCAAGGCGTTCTCGTTCAACGTCGCCTCGATCAGCGGAGCCGGTGCGATCACCACGGAACGCGGTGGCAGGACCGTGAAGGAACGGCGCAGCTTCAGCGTCACCGGCGGCATGTGCCCGCACTGCGAGGGACGGGGCGCGGTCACCGACTTCGACCTGTCCCAGCTCTACGACGACAGCAAGTCGCTCAACGAAAGAGCGGTGACCGTCCCCGGCTACACGGGGGACGGTCACTGGACGCTGCGTCCTTTCACCGAGTCGGGCTTGCTCGACCCGGACAAGCCGATCCGCGACTACACCGCGACCGAGCTGTACGACTTCCTGCACAAGGAACCGGTCAAGGTGAAGATCAGTGGTATCAACGTCACCTACGAGGGGCTGATCCCGCGAATCCGGAAATCGATGCTGTCCAAGGACCGCGAGTCGATGCAGCCGCACATCCGGGAGTTCGTGGACCGGGCGATCACGTTCACCGCCTGCCCGGAGTGCGCGGGCACCCGGCTCAACGAGGCGGCCCGCTCCTCGCGGATCGCCGGGATCAACATCGCCGAGGCCTGCGCGATGCAGATCAGCGACCTGGCCGAGTGGATCCGCGGCCTGGACGAGCCGTCGGTGGCGCCGTTGCTCACCGCGTTGCGGCAGACCCTCGACTCGTTCGTGGAGATCGGGCTGGGCTACCTCTCGCTCGACCGCCCCGCGGCCACGCTGTCGGGTGGTGAGGCCCAGCGCACCAAGATGATCCGCCACCTCGGTTCCTCGCTGACCGACGTCACCTACGTCTTCGACGAACCCACCATCGGCCTGCACCCCCATGACATCCGACGGATGAACGACCTGCTGCTACGGCTGCGGGACAAGGGCAACACGGTGCTCGTCGTGGAGCACAAGCCCGAGGTGATCGCGATCGCCGACCACGTCGTCGACCTCGGCCCCGGAGCAGGCGCGGAGGGCGGCACCCTCTGCTTCGAGGGCACCGTCGAGGACCTGCGAGCCGGCGACACCCTCACCGGCCACCACCTCGACGACCGGGTCGCCGTCAAGCAGGAGGTGCGCGAGCCGACCGGCACGTTGGAGATCCGCGGCGCCACCTCCCACAACCTCGCCGACGTCGACGTCGACATCCCCCTCGGGGTGCTCTGCGTGGTCACCGGCGTGGCCGGATCCGGCAAGAGCTCGCTGGTGCACGAGTCGATCCCGCCGGAAGCGGGCGTGGTGTCGATCGACCAGGACGCGATCCGTGGTTCACGACGCAGCAACCCGGCGACCTACACCGGACTGCTCGACCCGATCCGCAAGGCGTTCGCGAAGGCCAACGACGTGAAACCGGCGCTGTTCAGCGCCAACTCCGAGGGAGCCTGCCCCAACTGCAACGGCGCGGGCGTCGTCCACACCGACCTGGCCATGATGGCCGGCATCGCCACCACCTGCGAGGAGTGCTCGGGGAAACGCTTCCAGGCACCGGTGCTGGAGTACCGCCTCGGAGGCCGCGACATCAGCGAGGTACTCGCGATGTCGGTGACCGAGGCCGCGGAGTTCTTCGGCGCAGGCGAGGCGCGCACACCGGCCGCACAGCGGATCCTGGCGCGACTGGCCGACGTGGGACTCGGTTACCTGAGCCTCGGCCAGCCCCTCACCACGTTGTCCGGCGGTGAACGGCAACGCCTCAAGCTGGCCACCCACATGTCCGACAAGGGCGGCGTCTACGTTCTCGACGAGCCGACCACCGGCCTGCATCTCGCCGACATCGAACAGCTGCTCGGACTGCTCGACCGGCTCGTCGACTCCGGCAAGTCGGTCATCGTCGTCGAGCACCACCAAGCGGTCATGGCCCACGCCGACAGGATCGTCGACCTCGGCCCCGGAGCCGGTCACGACGGTGGAAGGGTCGTCTTCGAGGGCACGCCCGCCGAGCTGGTCGCCGCCCGCTCCACCCTCACCGGCGAGCACCTCGCCGAGTACGTCGACGCCTGA
- a CDS encoding VOC family protein, with translation MHLEQLALIVDDYDDAIRFFVDVLEFELVEDSPSTTDDGREKRWVVVRPPDATTALLLARADGERQERLVGDQFAGRVGLFLRVDDFRRSYDRMRAAGVEFVTEPRQEPYGQVAVFVDVAGNRWDLLGPRPSQ, from the coding sequence ATGCACCTTGAGCAGTTGGCTCTGATCGTCGACGACTACGACGACGCGATCAGGTTCTTCGTCGACGTGCTCGAGTTCGAGCTCGTCGAGGATTCGCCGTCCACGACCGACGACGGCCGCGAGAAGCGGTGGGTCGTCGTGCGGCCGCCCGACGCCACGACAGCTCTACTGCTTGCACGAGCTGACGGTGAGCGCCAAGAGCGACTTGTGGGCGATCAGTTCGCGGGCCGGGTTGGCCTGTTCCTGCGCGTCGACGACTTTCGGAGGTCCTACGACAGGATGCGCGCAGCCGGAGTCGAGTTCGTCACCGAGCCACGGCAGGAACCGTACGGTCAGGTTGCGGTCTTCGTCGACGTCGCAGGCAACCGCTGGGACCTGCTGGGGCCACGACCTTCTCAGTGA
- a CDS encoding DMT family transporter, whose amino-acid sequence MARTRPRSAMALGALGVATSGVFVALSGTSPGTATFFRCLLALPLVWPLACNERRHEGRLSWRGGAVAAGAGVLFAGDALLWTRAISEVGAGLTAVLVNAQVLLVPLLALLIDREPLSRAFLGIVPFMVAGIVLTGGVFETGVPGSAPAWGTIHAVLAALCYSGFLFLLRRNGQTGRAVQSYCGVLASAAIVALLVGALWSGIAVTPGWSALGWLVLTAAGSQVCGWLLVALASSQLSSMGGAALLLLTPVGALALAALVLGEQPTSAQLFGCALMLVGAYAASAPSSSWRWLTGPVRRVFGPS is encoded by the coding sequence GTGGCTCGTACACGGCCTCGGTCGGCGATGGCTCTGGGCGCGCTCGGCGTCGCCACCTCGGGTGTGTTCGTCGCCTTGTCCGGGACGTCGCCGGGCACCGCCACGTTTTTCCGGTGTCTGCTCGCGTTGCCGTTGGTGTGGCCGCTGGCCTGCAACGAACGGCGTCACGAGGGCCGACTGTCGTGGCGAGGCGGTGCTGTCGCAGCCGGGGCCGGGGTGCTGTTCGCCGGGGACGCGCTGCTGTGGACGCGGGCGATCTCCGAGGTCGGTGCCGGGTTGACCGCGGTGCTGGTGAACGCGCAGGTCCTCCTCGTTCCTCTGCTGGCCCTGCTCATCGACCGCGAACCTCTCTCGCGCGCCTTCCTGGGAATAGTGCCGTTCATGGTGGCGGGCATCGTGCTTACCGGGGGCGTGTTCGAGACCGGCGTCCCCGGCAGCGCCCCGGCATGGGGAACGATCCACGCGGTCCTCGCCGCACTGTGCTACTCGGGGTTCCTGTTCCTGCTGCGCCGCAACGGGCAGACCGGGCGAGCGGTTCAGTCCTACTGCGGCGTGCTCGCCTCGGCGGCCATCGTCGCGCTGCTCGTCGGGGCGCTGTGGTCGGGCATCGCAGTGACCCCCGGCTGGTCGGCGCTGGGGTGGCTGGTCCTGACCGCAGCGGGAAGTCAGGTCTGTGGCTGGCTCCTGGTCGCTCTGGCGAGCTCGCAGCTGAGCAGCATGGGCGGTGCCGCCCTTCTCCTGCTCACCCCGGTCGGCGCCCTCGCTCTGGCCGCTCTCGTTCTCGGCGAGCAACCGACGTCGGCGCAACTGTTCGGATGCGCCCTGATGCTGGTCGGCGCCTACGCCGCCTCCGCGCCCAGCTCGTCCTGGCGCTGGCTCACCGGCCCCGTCAGGAGAGTGTTCGGCCCCTCGTGA
- a CDS encoding potassium/proton antiporter, with product MSLQQLYVVLLAGTGVLLVSIVATRLAARVGLPALLLFLLVGVALGEDGIGLEFDDAQLAQNLGTAALAVILVEGGLTTDWADIRRLLAPAGILATVGVGISTVVTAAGAYLLLGMSWQLSLLLGAIVSSTDAAAVFSILRVLPLPKRVAGLLEAESGFNDAPTVILVLLFSSTPLDVAPAQIASSLAYQLVVGAVIGLGLGRLGAMALPRVALPASGLYPLATVGLGIAAFAAAGVAQASGFLAAYLTSVTLANSGLSHRAATRSFAEGLGWLAQIGLFVLLGLLVTPSELGGEILPALGVGLVLLLLARPLSVVISLAGFRLPWREHAFLSWAGLRGAVPIVLATFPIVSGVPGSDRLLDLVFVLVMIFTLIQGPSLRPLAHRLRLIPREATREVQIEAAPLEIIDAELLTLTVPEDSRLHHSNPTGLRLPDPSAITLIIRGGHAFVPQPSTWIESGDELLIVTTSARRESTERRLRAVSRSGTLADWFGDTGVPG from the coding sequence ATGAGTCTGCAGCAGCTGTACGTGGTGCTGCTGGCAGGTACCGGTGTGCTGCTGGTCAGCATCGTCGCGACCCGTCTCGCCGCGCGGGTGGGGCTGCCTGCCCTGTTGTTGTTCCTGCTGGTCGGGGTCGCGCTCGGTGAGGACGGCATCGGGCTGGAGTTCGACGATGCCCAGTTGGCGCAGAACCTGGGGACGGCCGCTCTGGCGGTCATCCTCGTCGAGGGCGGGCTGACGACCGACTGGGCGGATATCCGCCGCCTGCTGGCTCCGGCAGGGATTCTGGCCACCGTTGGTGTCGGCATCAGCACCGTGGTCACAGCGGCGGGGGCGTACCTGCTGTTGGGGATGTCCTGGCAGTTGTCCCTGCTGCTGGGCGCGATCGTGTCCTCCACCGACGCGGCGGCCGTCTTCTCGATCCTGCGGGTGCTGCCGCTGCCGAAACGCGTGGCCGGGCTGTTGGAAGCCGAATCCGGCTTCAACGATGCCCCGACCGTGATCCTGGTGCTGTTGTTCAGCTCCACACCGCTCGATGTCGCTCCGGCCCAGATCGCGAGCAGCCTGGCCTACCAACTCGTCGTCGGAGCCGTCATCGGGCTCGGCCTGGGAAGACTCGGTGCCATGGCGCTGCCGCGCGTGGCACTGCCTGCCTCGGGGCTGTACCCCCTGGCCACCGTCGGGCTGGGCATCGCCGCTTTCGCCGCGGCCGGGGTGGCCCAAGCCAGCGGATTCCTCGCCGCCTACCTCACCAGCGTCACCCTGGCCAACTCCGGATTGTCCCACCGCGCGGCCACCCGCTCCTTCGCCGAAGGGCTGGGGTGGCTGGCCCAAATCGGTCTGTTCGTGCTGCTCGGACTGCTGGTCACCCCCAGCGAACTCGGCGGCGAGATCCTGCCCGCCCTCGGGGTGGGCCTCGTGCTCCTGTTGCTGGCACGGCCCCTGTCGGTCGTGATCAGCCTGGCCGGTTTCCGTCTCCCGTGGCGGGAACACGCCTTTCTGTCCTGGGCGGGACTACGCGGAGCCGTGCCCATCGTGCTGGCCACCTTCCCCATCGTGTCCGGGGTGCCCGGCAGCGACCGGCTGCTCGACCTCGTGTTCGTGCTGGTGATGATCTTCACCCTCATCCAGGGCCCCAGCCTGCGCCCCCTGGCCCACCGGCTACGGCTGATCCCGCGCGAAGCCACCCGCGAGGTCCAGATCGAAGCCGCCCCGCTGGAAATCATCGACGCCGAACTGCTGACCCTGACCGTGCCGGAAGACTCGCGGCTGCATCACAGCAACCCCACCGGTCTCCGGCTGCCGGACCCCAGCGCCATCACCCTGATCATCCGCGGCGGCCACGCCTTCGTCCCCCAGCCGAGCACCTGGATCGAATCCGGCGACGAACTGCTCATCGTCACCACCTCGGCCCGCCGCGAGAGCACCGAACGCCGTTTGCGTGCCGTCAGCCGCAGCGGCACACTCGCCGACTGGTTCGGCGACACCGGCGTCCCCGGCTGA
- a CDS encoding tyrosine-type recombinase/integrase, translating into MPATTSQAHLESSPHGVVLAAYRAALAGAELSEQARRAYTSRVAGFLDWLTSTTALPPEAGDPLAEPRARDVAVRSYRTYLATERVAKSNTINAALTALDHFYAHHLGLGVPRVRREQQPASTPEPLDGDEQRRFLRVVTAHPCPRERAIALMLLRTGLRVDELAHLDRTDVTVSGPSSAVRVRPQSHWNSRTHRELPLPGSVRAAVTTWLTERSRWPRATETSALWLNRHGGRLSVRSINTVIRELAVAADLVHTTGPEAGKARVHPHTLRHTFGLHLARSGLDTATIATLMGHAKPSSARIYTRPAAEQSPRTTA; encoded by the coding sequence GTGCCTGCCACCACATCGCAAGCACACCTCGAGAGCTCGCCCCACGGAGTCGTATTGGCCGCCTACCGGGCCGCGCTGGCAGGCGCGGAGCTGTCCGAGCAGGCCCGGCGCGCCTACACCTCACGGGTAGCCGGATTCCTCGACTGGCTCACCTCGACAACGGCGCTTCCGCCCGAAGCGGGCGACCCGCTGGCCGAGCCCCGCGCCCGCGACGTGGCCGTGCGCTCCTACCGCACCTACCTCGCCACCGAGCGCGTCGCGAAATCCAACACGATCAACGCGGCACTGACCGCGCTGGACCACTTCTACGCCCACCACCTCGGCCTGGGAGTGCCCCGCGTTCGCCGGGAGCAACAGCCCGCGAGCACGCCGGAGCCCCTCGACGGGGACGAGCAGCGCCGGTTCCTGCGGGTCGTGACCGCCCACCCCTGCCCACGAGAACGGGCGATCGCGCTGATGCTGCTACGCACCGGACTGCGCGTCGATGAACTCGCCCACCTCGACCGCACCGACGTAACAGTGTCCGGCCCCTCCAGTGCGGTGCGAGTCCGTCCCCAATCCCACTGGAATTCCAGAACCCACCGCGAGCTACCACTGCCCGGATCCGTCCGTGCTGCGGTGACCACCTGGTTGACCGAACGCTCCCGCTGGCCCCGTGCCACCGAGACCTCAGCGCTATGGCTCAACCGACACGGCGGCCGACTGAGCGTGCGCAGCATCAACACCGTCATCCGCGAACTCGCCGTAGCCGCCGACCTCGTCCACACCACCGGCCCCGAAGCAGGCAAAGCACGCGTGCACCCGCACACACTGCGCCACACCTTCGGGCTCCACCTCGCCCGCAGCGGCCTCGACACGGCCACCATCGCCACACTGATGGGACACGCCAAACCCAGCTCCGCCCGCATCTACACACGACCGGCCGCCGAACAATCACCGCGGACCACCGCGTAA
- a CDS encoding TIGR00730 family Rossman fold protein, which produces MDAICVFCGSNPGRDPAYLQQAEALGKLLAGQGVTVVYGGAGVGTMGVLARAALEAGGTVVGVIPDHLVEVELAPDELTELHRVETMHERKTLMAELSDGFIALPGGLGTLEEFAEIATWSQLGLHTKPTGLLNSGGFYDSLLTFLDHAVDEQFLRQPHRDLVLADADPERLLEAMRAWTAQPVPKWFDTSHLSSAEAADRT; this is translated from the coding sequence GTGGATGCCATCTGTGTGTTCTGCGGTTCCAACCCCGGCAGGGATCCGGCCTATCTCCAGCAGGCCGAGGCGCTCGGGAAGCTGCTCGCCGGTCAGGGCGTCACCGTGGTCTACGGTGGTGCCGGTGTTGGCACCATGGGGGTGCTCGCCCGGGCCGCTCTCGAGGCGGGTGGCACGGTCGTCGGTGTCATTCCCGATCATCTCGTCGAGGTCGAGCTCGCTCCCGACGAGCTCACCGAGCTGCACCGCGTCGAGACGATGCACGAGCGCAAGACGCTCATGGCAGAGCTATCCGACGGGTTCATCGCCCTGCCCGGCGGGTTGGGCACCCTCGAGGAGTTCGCCGAGATCGCCACCTGGTCGCAGCTCGGGCTGCACACCAAGCCCACCGGGCTGCTCAACTCGGGCGGGTTCTACGACTCCCTGCTGACCTTCCTCGACCACGCCGTCGACGAACAGTTCCTGCGCCAACCCCACCGCGATCTCGTGCTGGCCGATGCCGACCCCGAGCGGCTTCTTGAGGCGATGCGCGCCTGGACCGCGCAGCCGGTCCCGAAGTGGTTCGACACCTCGCACCTCTCCAGCGCCGAAGCGGCCGACCGCACCTGA
- a CDS encoding recombinase family protein: MTDEQNPDAQRDVLLRSGGADENVYVDHTSGAKSSRPQWDVVNKVLRTGDVLVATLLNRVGRSTAHLVSLLDDFRRRGIAFRFLEQGIDTTTPECRMVYRMLAAIAEVQRDLIVTGDKTVQQIAELFGVPRTTVYGYLIKTNQ; encoded by the coding sequence GTGACCGACGAGCAAAATCCCGACGCCCAACGCGACGTGCTCCTGCGTTCCGGCGGCGCCGACGAGAACGTTTACGTCGACCACACCAGCGGCGCGAAATCCTCCCGCCCGCAGTGGGACGTCGTGAACAAGGTCTTGCGCACCGGCGACGTGCTCGTGGCTACTCTCCTGAACCGCGTCGGCCGCTCCACCGCGCACCTCGTGTCCCTATTGGACGACTTCCGCAGGCGCGGGATCGCGTTCCGGTTCCTGGAGCAAGGCATCGACACCACCACTCCTGAGTGCCGCATGGTCTACCGGATGCTGGCCGCGATCGCCGAGGTCCAGCGCGATCTCATCGTCACCGGCGACAAGACCGTCCAACAGATCGCCGAGCTCTTCGGCGTGCCCCGCACCACCGTCTACGGCTACCTCATCAAGACCAACCAGTAA
- a CDS encoding LacI family DNA-binding transcriptional regulator: MTKRTDQAVTLADVARRAGTSTAVVSYVINNGPRPVAAATRARVLAAAAELGYRRNRVAAALRSGSSELVGLIVPDTINPYFAALGRSIENAVTRAGKLTVVVNSGYAAQRQHEAAERLLSAKVDGLVVVSAAGATDLATGHSTPTVYVHHRPAGLPAELVAADNTAAVRHAVDHLRSHGHDQVAFLSGPGDDGPVGQRLAAWRSAAAGTTLLRSDFSRADAAELIAHHATRATLPRALVTATDEQAIGVLTAASRHGVAIPDDLAVISCDGTPESAYTAPALTVTEQPLHQMALRAASIILGDSDADIPAAARLVPRRSCGCRTG, from the coding sequence ATGACGAAGCGAACGGACCAAGCGGTAACGCTGGCGGACGTGGCCCGGCGGGCGGGCACCTCGACCGCGGTGGTCAGCTACGTGATCAACAACGGACCCCGGCCGGTCGCCGCCGCGACCCGCGCCCGCGTGCTGGCCGCCGCAGCCGAGCTCGGCTACCGGCGCAATCGCGTCGCCGCCGCGCTGCGCTCCGGTTCGTCGGAGTTGGTCGGTCTGATCGTGCCGGACACCATCAACCCCTACTTCGCCGCGCTGGGCCGCAGCATCGAGAACGCGGTGACCCGCGCGGGCAAGCTCACCGTTGTGGTCAACTCCGGATACGCGGCCCAGCGCCAGCATGAGGCGGCCGAGCGGCTGCTGTCGGCGAAGGTGGACGGCCTGGTCGTCGTGTCCGCCGCAGGCGCCACCGACCTGGCCACCGGCCACAGCACTCCCACCGTCTACGTGCACCATCGCCCGGCCGGCTTACCGGCGGAACTCGTCGCGGCGGACAACACCGCCGCCGTCCGGCACGCCGTGGACCACCTGCGTTCCCACGGCCACGACCAGGTCGCCTTCCTCTCCGGCCCGGGCGACGACGGCCCCGTCGGGCAACGCCTCGCCGCCTGGCGCTCGGCCGCCGCCGGAACGACGTTGCTGCGCAGCGACTTCTCACGAGCCGACGCGGCCGAGCTGATCGCGCACCACGCCACACGCGCCACCCTGCCGCGAGCACTCGTCACCGCGACCGACGAACAGGCCATCGGTGTGCTGACCGCCGCCAGCCGGCACGGGGTGGCGATCCCGGACGACCTCGCGGTGATCAGCTGCGACGGCACCCCGGAGTCCGCCTACACCGCCCCCGCGTTGACCGTCACCGAGCAGCCGCTGCACCAGATGGCACTGCGAGCCGCGAGCATCATCCTCGGCGACAGCGATGCGGACATCCCCGCAGCCGCGCGCCTGGTGCCCCGGCGCAGCTGCGGATGCCGGACCGGTTGA
- a CDS encoding nucleoside hydrolase, whose product MPALPLIIDTDTASDDAVALLLAAAGDLGDVRAVTTVAGNVSLPAGTRNALISLDMAGRADVPVHPGCDRPVLRTPSSAQHVHGQDGMGDTGLPDPACSAQPGHAVEVLLSQPRQHPGELTLVTLGPLTNLAAALLRDRDLLSRYRHVYCMAGAADTRGNISATAEFNVWADPEAAAIVLQAATPETVTWVGWDVSRKDAVMTGDEQALLAGLGTPLAAFAHRINRTVAEWTREVTGLTGYDLPDPVTMAVALRPDLILEQEQVHVDIALAEQARGQMLIDHRRSAPAPNLTVVRRVDEVGFKNLLFAVCATPPQPA is encoded by the coding sequence ATGCCTGCGCTTCCGCTGATCATCGATACCGACACCGCCTCCGACGACGCGGTGGCGCTGCTGCTGGCCGCCGCCGGTGACCTCGGCGATGTACGGGCCGTGACGACAGTGGCCGGAAACGTGTCCCTGCCGGCCGGCACCCGCAACGCGCTGATCTCCCTGGACATGGCCGGTCGGGCTGATGTCCCCGTCCATCCCGGGTGCGACCGCCCGGTGCTGCGCACCCCCTCCAGTGCCCAGCACGTGCACGGTCAGGACGGGATGGGCGATACCGGTTTGCCCGACCCCGCGTGCTCCGCCCAGCCGGGTCACGCGGTCGAGGTGCTGCTGTCCCAGCCCCGGCAGCACCCGGGTGAACTCACCCTGGTCACGCTCGGACCGCTGACCAACCTCGCCGCCGCGCTGCTGCGCGACCGCGACCTGCTGTCCCGGTACCGGCACGTCTACTGCATGGCCGGGGCCGCCGACACCCGCGGCAACATCTCCGCCACCGCCGAGTTCAACGTCTGGGCCGACCCGGAGGCGGCCGCGATCGTGCTCCAGGCCGCCACGCCGGAGACGGTGACCTGGGTCGGCTGGGACGTCTCCCGGAAGGACGCCGTCATGACCGGCGACGAGCAGGCCCTGCTGGCCGGGCTCGGCACCCCCTTGGCCGCCTTCGCCCACCGCATCAACCGCACCGTCGCCGAGTGGACGCGCGAGGTCACCGGCCTGACCGGCTACGACCTGCCCGATCCCGTGACCATGGCGGTGGCCCTGCGACCCGATCTGATCCTCGAGCAGGAGCAGGTCCATGTCGACATCGCCCTCGCTGAGCAGGCACGCGGTCAAATGCTCATCGACCACCGCCGCTCGGCACCCGCGCCGAACCTCACCGTGGTGCGCCGAGTCGACGAGGTCGGCTTCAAGAATCTGCTCTTCGCGGTTTGCGCCACGCCTCCGCAGCCGGCCTGA
- the add gene encoding adenosine deaminase, with the protein MTPNTAPAPVPRYELHCHLDGSVRPATIADLAHHQGIALTAPAEQLVIAPASCGSLTRFLSYLDLPLQVLQTPSALRRAAAELVEDWSADGVVYGEVRFAPQLHGQQGMTPDEAVSAVVEGLARGRAATGVATGLLVCCLRHQTPQESLAVAETALRHTEEVVGLDLAGDEQHYSASGHREAFALAHAAGLACTVHAGEAAGPASMWEALDVLGAARIGHGVRCLDDHALLDRLRSDQIALEMCPTSNVQTGAVTSPATHPATRLLDHELPITINTDTRTTCATTLSQEFHLLRQAGQWTSEHEAQAQIHAAAAAFGPPPSRHG; encoded by the coding sequence ATGACGCCGAACACCGCACCGGCGCCCGTACCGCGCTACGAACTGCACTGCCACCTCGACGGTTCGGTGCGCCCGGCCACGATCGCCGATCTGGCCCACCACCAGGGCATCGCCCTGACTGCACCCGCCGAGCAGCTGGTCATCGCCCCGGCAAGCTGCGGCAGCCTGACCCGGTTCCTCTCCTACCTCGACCTGCCGCTACAGGTGCTGCAGACCCCGTCGGCGCTGCGCCGGGCCGCGGCCGAACTGGTCGAGGACTGGAGCGCCGACGGGGTGGTCTACGGCGAGGTGCGCTTCGCCCCACAACTGCACGGTCAGCAGGGCATGACCCCCGACGAGGCAGTGTCCGCAGTCGTCGAAGGCCTGGCCCGCGGCCGCGCCGCCACGGGCGTGGCTACCGGATTACTGGTGTGCTGCCTGCGCCACCAGACACCGCAGGAAAGCCTGGCGGTGGCCGAGACCGCGCTGCGCCACACCGAGGAGGTGGTCGGACTCGACCTCGCCGGCGATGAACAGCACTACTCCGCCAGCGGCCACCGCGAAGCCTTCGCACTCGCCCACGCCGCAGGACTCGCGTGCACCGTGCACGCCGGCGAGGCGGCCGGTCCAGCCAGCATGTGGGAAGCCCTCGACGTGCTCGGCGCCGCCCGCATCGGCCACGGCGTGCGCTGCCTCGACGACCACGCCCTGCTCGACCGGCTACGCAGCGACCAGATCGCACTGGAAATGTGCCCGACCAGCAACGTCCAAACCGGAGCCGTGACCAGCCCGGCCACCCATCCGGCCACCCGGCTTCTCGACCACGAACTCCCGATCACCATCAACACCGACACCCGCACCACCTGCGCCACCACCCTGAGCCAGGAGTTCCACCTACTGCGCCAAGCCGGACAGTGGACGAGCGAACACGAAGCCCAAGCCCAGATCCACGCCGCCGCGGCGGCCTTTGGCCCACCACCCTCCCGACACGGGTGA